A part of Larkinella insperata genomic DNA contains:
- a CDS encoding DsbA family oxidoreductase — protein sequence MKVEIWSDVMCPFCYIGKRKFEAALEQFPHKDAIEVVWKSFQLNPAMETQPDKNISEYLAETKGWTIGYARQMNDYVTNMAAEVGLHYDFDKAVVANSFNAHRLVQLAKKHGKGDAMEEQLFKAYFTEGLNTADHQTLLKLGTDIGLDADDVQQVLASDQYTADVKRDISESRQIGVTGVPFFVFNQKYAVSGAQAPETFLGALNKSFGEWEDAAVPVTNEGPACTPDGDCA from the coding sequence ATGAAAGTTGAAATCTGGTCGGACGTGATGTGTCCGTTTTGCTACATCGGCAAGCGTAAATTCGAAGCTGCCTTGGAGCAGTTTCCCCACAAAGACGCCATCGAGGTCGTCTGGAAAAGCTTCCAGCTCAATCCGGCCATGGAAACGCAGCCGGACAAGAATATTTCTGAATACTTGGCTGAAACCAAAGGCTGGACCATTGGCTACGCCCGGCAGATGAACGACTATGTGACGAACATGGCCGCGGAAGTGGGCCTGCACTACGACTTCGACAAAGCCGTGGTGGCCAATTCGTTCAACGCCCACCGGCTCGTGCAGCTGGCCAAAAAGCACGGTAAAGGCGACGCGATGGAAGAGCAGCTTTTTAAAGCCTATTTCACGGAAGGGCTCAACACCGCCGACCACCAAACGCTGCTGAAGCTGGGTACCGACATTGGCCTGGATGCCGACGACGTGCAGCAGGTGCTCGCCAGCGATCAGTACACCGCCGACGTGAAACGGGACATCAGCGAATCCCGCCAGATCGGGGTTACGGGCGTGCCGTTTTTTGTATTCAACCAGAAGTATGCCGTTTCCGGGGCGCAGGCACCCGAAACCTTCCTCGGTGCGCTGAACAAATCCTTCGGCGAATGGGAAGATGCCGCCGTACCCGTCACGAATGAGGGACCGGCCTGCACACCGGACGGCGATTGCGCGTAA